A DNA window from Ranitomeya imitator isolate aRanImi1 chromosome 2, aRanImi1.pri, whole genome shotgun sequence contains the following coding sequences:
- the LOC138667757 gene encoding beta-microseminoprotein-like, which yields MMKSYLVIAWFGAGVFMGVCNAACFFQGSMDGDPGGCSYQGELHNYRSSWTTKDCLDCDCYNDGTMRCCSNFGRPVNYNKVKCEAIFDKEACVYTVVRKDNPKKTCKHAMVG from the exons AAATCCTATTTGGTGATTGCTTGGTTTGGTGCTGGGGTCTTTATGGGTGTATGCAATGCCGCCTGCTTTTTCCAAGGATCTATGGATGGAGATCCTGGGG GATGCAGTTATCAAGGAGAGCTGCATAATTATCGTTCATCGTGGACAACAAAGGACTGCCTAGACTGTGACTGCTATAATGATGGGACTATGAGATGTTGCTCTAA TTTTGGCAGACCAGTCAATTACAACAAGGTAAAATGTGAAGCAATCTTTGACAAGGAGGCCTGTGTTTACACGGTGGTTAGAAAAGATAATCCAAAGAAGACCTGTAAGCACGCAATGGTGGGATAA